A DNA window from Atribacterota bacterium contains the following coding sequences:
- the tuf gene encoding elongation factor Tu (EF-Tu; promotes GTP-dependent binding of aminoacyl-tRNA to the A-site of ribosomes during protein biosynthesis; when the tRNA anticodon matches the mRNA codon, GTP hydrolysis results; the inactive EF-Tu-GDP leaves the ribosome and release of GDP is promoted by elongation factor Ts; many prokaryotes have two copies of the gene encoding EF-Tu): GDNITITGELITPIAMEKGVRFAIREGGRTIAAGVVTEVVE, translated from the coding sequence CAGGTGATAACATAACAATTACCGGTGAGTTGATTACTCCTATTGCTATGGAAAAAGGAGTACGCTTTGCTATTCGTGAAGGTGGAAGAACCATTGCAGCCGGTGTTGTTACTGAAGTAGTTGAATAA